From the genome of Triticum aestivum cultivar Chinese Spring chromosome 3B, IWGSC CS RefSeq v2.1, whole genome shotgun sequence, one region includes:
- the LOC123071553 gene encoding DNA polymerase alpha catalytic subunit → MMGKQRPSSLFKKPGSDRTKGSSLAADSIVDDVIAEFAPDENDREERRRRVGRISAPTPLPVPVPQIKAIQAALHAEMEVRSDGAFEADGVSDHGSDMEVELQPELELKPDVEMQPKLEAAPGSSAELVDENKSSEELKQEANGEVKIEKVRRLNAKIKAEGTRNGDMLSATACWMKICGDGENAGGKGEVTVHDVVDVDESSEFELKDGALPFYLLDAYEEPFGINSGTVYLFGKVVRGKRFHSCCVVVKNMQRCIYAIPSSSVFPRDTISRIERNSTSSDASPSLRATLHELSSGLKSEIADKLSDLNVSNFVMTPVKRNYAFERTDVPIGEQYVLKVNYPYKDPAVPADLRGKYFHALLGTNNSALELFLIKRKIKGPSWLSISKFVACPSTERVSWCKFEVTVECPKDISVLVTSTTLEVPPVVVAAVNLKTIINEKHNVHEIVSASVICCHQVKIDTPMRSEDWQKRGTISHFTVMRKLEGSIFPIGLTKEASDRNQKAGSNVLALESSERALLNRLMIELGKLDCDVLVGHNISGFDLDVLLHRAQTCKVPSSMWSKIGRLRRSVIPRLTKGNTLYGSGASPGIMSCIAGRLLCDTYLCSRDLLREVSYSLTQLAETIPPMFQSSGTLLKLVEYGETDACLSLELMFHLSVLPLTRQLTNISGNLWGKTLQGARAQRVEYLLLHSFHSKKFIVPDKFAACKELNSAKRKLNADTGGGNAVDPSIDDEVHHGDPGKVRKVPSYAGGLVLEPKKGLYDKYILLLDFNSLYPSIIQEFNICFTTVERSSDGNLPNLPTSKATGVLPELLKSLVERRRMVKSWLKTASGLKRQQFDIQQQALKLTANSMYGCLGFTSSRFFAKPLAELITLQGREILQNTVNLVQNNLNLEVIYGDTDSIMIYTGLDDISKAKSIAGKVIQEVNKKYRCLEIDLDGVYKRMLLLKKKKYAAIKVALDGSLRENIERKGLDMVRRDWSLLSKEIGDFCLNQILSGGTCDDVVESIHNSLVQVQAQMKSGQIELEKYIITKSLTKAPEDYPDAKNQPHVQVALRLKQNGFSGCSAGDTVPYIICSQQDSDKTHSGGIAQRARHPDELTRDPNKWMIDIEYYLSQQIHPVVSRLCASIEGTSPARLAECLGLDSSKFQSRSTGSSNEDMSSMLLSVTDDEEERYRGCEPMRLSCPCCTSTFECPPVSSLIASLSDANEGKDAIVNFWRRMRCPRCPDDTDECRVSPAVIANQVTTTSCNMINLRFRPISFQCDDEGCKYSTHIVNLRVMGDSERGTICPNYPQCNGRLVRQYTEADLYRQLSYLCYVLDATRCLDKLDQKMRLPFEKEFAVLNQTISSAFLEIQKIRDRCAFGWVQLTDLAVSI, encoded by the exons atgaTGGGCAAGCAGCGCCCCTCCTCCTTGTTTAAGAAGCCGGGCAGCGACCGCACCAAGGGCTCGTCGCTGGCCGCCGACAGCATCGTGGACGACGTCATCGCCGAGTTTGCCCCCGACGAGAACGACCGAGAGgagcgtcgtcgtcgtgttggTAGGATCTCTGCCCCGACACCGTTGCCTGTTCCAGTTCCCCAAATTAAGGCAATCCAGGCAGCCTTACATGCTGAAATGGAGGTTAGATCGGATGGTGCGTTCGAGGCTGATGGGGTTTCAGACCATGGAAGCGATATGGAGGTAGAATTGCAGCCAGAGCTGGAACTGAAGCCTGATGTGGAAATGCAACCCAAACTAGAAGCAGCTCCAGGTTCTAGTGCGGAATTGGTGGATGAGAATAAGAGCTCGGAGGAACTGAAGCAGGAGGCTAATGGGGAAGTGAAAATAGAGAAGGTGCGCCGGTTAAACGCTAAGATTAAGGCAGAGGGCACCAGAAATGGTGATATGTTGAGTGCAACAGCATGTTGGATGAAGATATGTGGGGATGGGGAGAATGCAGGAGGCAAGGGAGAAGTGACTGTTCATGATGTCGTCGATGTGGATGAAAGCTCGGAGTTTGAGCTGAAGGATGGAGCCCTGCCGTTCTATTTGCTGGATGCATATGAGGAGCCCTTTGGTATCAATTCAGGCACAGTCTATTTGTTTGGGAAG GTTGTAAGAGGCAAGCGCTTCCACAGTTGCTGTGTTGTTGTAAAAAATATGCAAAGGTGCATATATGCAATCCCAAGCAGTTCAGTATTCCCAAGGGACACAATATCAAGGATAGAGAGGAATTCCACAAGTTCTGATGCTTCGCCATCACTTCGAGCAACTTTACAT GAGTTGTCATCTGGACTAAAGAGTGAAATAGCTGACAAGTTGTCTGACCTCAATGTTTCAAATTTTGTGATGACTCCAGTCAAG AGGAACTATGCATTTGAGAGGACCGATGTACCAATCGGTGAGCAGTATGTCCTGAAAGTCAATTACCCATACAAG GATCCTGCGGTACCAGCTGACCTTAGAGGTAAATATTTCCATGCGTTACTTGGGACAAACAATAG TGCACTTGAACTGTTTCTCATCAAAAGGAAGATCAAGGGTCCTTCATGGTTATCGATTTCTAAATTTGTGGCATGTCCATCTACTGAGCGG GTCAGCTGGTGTAAATTTGAAGTTACAGTCGAATGCCCAAAAGACATTTCTGTTTTGGTGACAAGTACCACACTGGAAGTCCCCCCAGTTGTAGTTGCGGCTGTTAATCTTAAAACTATCATAAATGAGAAACACAACGTGCATGAGATTGTGTCAGCATCGGTCATATGCTGTCACCAAGTAAAA ATTGATACTCCAATGCGTTCTGAAGATTGGCAGAAACGGGGAACGATCAGCCATTTTACTGTTATGCGCAAGCTTGAAGGAAGCATATTTCCTATAGGCCTCACCAAAGAAGCTTCTGATAGGAACCAGAAGGCTGGTAGCAACGTGCTGGCACTAGAGAGCAG TGAACGTGCTTTGTTAAATCGCTTGATGATTGAGCTTGGTAAACTTGATTGTGATGTACTTGTGGGGCACAACATTTCGGGATTCGACCTGGATGTCCTTCTGCACCGTGCTCAG ACCTGCAAAGTACCAAGCAGCATGTGGTCCAAAATTGGCCGCCTTAGAAGATCAGTAATTCCCAGGCTTACCAAAGGAAACACACTATATGGTTCTGGGGCAAGTCCAGGAATTATGTCCTGCATTGCTGGCCGTCTCCTCTGTGACACCTACTTATGCTCTCGTGATCTTCTGCGGGAG GTGAGTTATTCTCTGACACAACTTGCAGAGACTATACCTCCAATGTTCCAATCATCGGGAACGCTTCTAAAGCTG GTTGAGTACGGTGAGACTGACGCATGTCTTTCTTTGGAGCTTATGTTCCACTTGAGTGTTCTCCCGCTTACACGCCAACTGACAAATATTAGTGGTAATCTGTGGGGGAAAACTCTCCAG GGTGCTAGAGCTCAGAGGGTAGAATATCTACTGTTGCATTCATTCCATTCAAAAAAATTCATTGTACCAGATAAGTTTGCTGCATGCAAGGAGCTGAACTCTGCAAAACGAAAACTTAATGCTGATACGGGAGGTGGAAACGCTGTTGATCCTTCCATTGATGATGAGGTGCATCATGGTGATCCAGGTAAAGTAAGAAAAGTCCCTTCATATGCTGGTGGTTTGGTTTTGGAGCCTAAAAAAGGTCTATATGACAAGTATATTCTACTTCTGGACTTCAACAGTCTTTATCCTTCAATAATTCAG GAATTCAATATCTGCTTCACCACTGTTGAGCGTTCTTCTGATGGCAATCTCCCTAACCTTCCAACTTCAAAGGCTACTGGTGTTTTGCCTGAG TTGTTGAAGAGTTTGGTGGAGAGGAGAAGAATGGTTAAATCCTGGCTCAAAACCGCCTCTGGTCTCAAAAGGCAGCAGTTTGATATTCAGCAGCAAGCTTTGAAGCTCACCGCAAACAG TATGTACGGTTGCTTGGGCTTTACTAGTTCTAGGTTTTttgcaaagccacttgccgagctTATTACCCTGCAA GGTAGAGAGATCTTACAAAACACTGTTAATCTGGTTCAGAATAATTTAAACTTGGAG GTTATTTATGGTGACACGGACTCCATAATGATATATACTGGACTGGATGACATCTCCAAGGCAAAATCAATTGCTGGAAAGGTCATTCAGGAG GTGAACAAGAAGTACCGTTGTCTGGAGATTGATCTTGATGGTGTATACAAAAGAATGTTGCTTCTCAAAAAGAAGAAATATGCTGCCATTAAAGTGGCACTAGATGGTAGTTTACGAGAG AACATTGAGCGCAAGGGACTTGATATGGTCAGGCGTGATTGGAGTTTGCTGTCAAAAGAAATTGGTGATTTTTGCCTGAATCAAATTTTGTCTGGAGG GACATGTGATGATGTTGTTGAGTCAATACATAATTCTCTCGTCCAG GTCCAAGCACAGATGAAAAGTGGTCAAATAGAGCTTGAAAAATATATCATCACAAAGAGTCTAACGAAAGCACCAGAAGATTATCCAGATGCTAAAAACCAGCCTCATGTCCAG GTTGCTTTAAGACTGAAGCAAAATGGTTTCTCTGGATGCTCTGCAGGTGATACCGTTCCTTATATTATTTGCTCACAACAG GATTCAGATAAAACACATTCTGGGGGAATTGCTCAAAGAGCTAGGCATCCGGATGAGTTAACACGAGACCCCAACAAGTGGATGATTGACATCGAGTATTATTTGTCACAGCAG ATTCATCCTGTGGTTTCTCGACTGTGTGCTTCAATTGAGGGTACTAGCCCAGCCCGACTGGCTGAATGTCTTGGACTTGATTCCTCCAAG TTTCAATCAAGATCGACCGGGTCTAGCAACGAAGATATGTCTAGCATGCTCTTATCTGTAACTGATGATGAAGAAGAGAG ATATCGTGGCTGTGAGCCGATGCGCCTATCATGCCCATGCTGTACCAGTACCTTCGAGTGTCCCCCTGTATCCAGTCTGATTGCTAGTTTATCAGATGCAAATGAAGGAAAAGATGCTATTGTGAATTTCTGGCGTCGGATGCGATGCCCAAGATGTCCAGATGATACTGATGAGTGCAGAGTTTCTCCTGCTGTGATTGCCAACCAGGTTACTACCACTTCCTGTAATATGATC AACCTTCGCTTTCGGCCTATTTCTTTCCAGTGTGATGACGAGGGTTGCAAATATTCGACTCACATTGTGAACCTTAGAGTGATGGGGGATTCTGAGAGAGGAACCATCTGCCCGAACTATCCACAATGCAACGGCCGTTTAGTAAGACAG TACACAGAGGCAGATCTATACAGGCAATTGTCCTACCTTTGCTATGTACTTGATGCAACCCGGTGTCTTGATAAG TTGGACCAGAAGATGCGGCTTCCTTTCGAGAAAGAGTTTGCAGTATTAAACCAAACCATAAGCTCGGCATTTCTGGAGATTCAGAAAATCCGAGACAGATGTGCTTTTGGATGGGTTCAGTTGACAGATCTAGCAGTGTCAATCTGA